Proteins from one Mobula birostris isolate sMobBir1 chromosome 10, sMobBir1.hap1, whole genome shotgun sequence genomic window:
- the LOC140204094 gene encoding interferon-inducible GTPase 5-like isoform X2 has translation MADAEVATVFAMAEFIKVITNIKIGGVEQINFLMKRNVSELDKTELNIAVTGETGAGKSAFINAMRGLRNNDDGAAKVGITETTMEPAGFPHPIFSNVCYWDLPGIGSTQFPSGKYVKKMKFEMYDFFIIISAGCFKENDAKLAEEIKQLGKDFYFVRTKIDQDFYSMRKGGGNKINEEEKLDDIRSNCIRRLREVRILIPSVFLISSFERDRYDFNRLNKTLEDDLPYIKKSFSVLTYANRSVEIVQQKSKMLQKDVWTLAKLSLSLREAAIPGLSLADDFSILKIGIIYFRKCLGLDEASLQKLANITNKPVEKLKAVVKTPLQGERYEDVLIMLARRAIAVGLPLEVGLYSVPAIHSCFAAGSSFLMSYTILTDALKDLTESAERVVKVAYGID, from the coding sequence ATGGCTGACGCTGAGGTTGCCACAGTCTTCGCAATGGCAGAGTTcatcaaagtgattaccaacaTTAAAATAGGTGGAGTGGAACAGATTAATTTTCTAATGAAGCGGAATGTATCAGAACTGGATAAGACAGAGCTTAACATCGCAGTGACAGGAGAAACAGGTGCAGGAAAATCCGCCTTCATCAATGCCATGAGAGGACTTCGAAACAATGATGATGGAGCTGCTAAAGTTGGGATCACTGAAACTACAATGGAACCAGCTGGATTTCCACATCCCATTTTCTCCAACGTCTGCTACTGGGACCTGCCAGGGATTGGGTCCACACAATTTCCATCTGGTAAATATGTCAAGAAaatgaaatttgaaatgtacgATTTCTTCATCATAATATCAGCTGGTTGTTTCAAAGAAAATGATGCAAAACTTGCTGAAGAGATTAAACAGCTCGGGAAAGATTTCTACTTCGTCCGCACGAAGATTGATCAAGATTTTTATTCAATGAGAAAGGGGGGAGGAAATAAAATTAATGAGGAAGAAAAGCTGGATGATATTCGGAGTAACTGCATTAGACGGTTGAGGGAAGTGAGGATTCTGATCCCGTCTGTTTTCCTGATATCCAGTTTTGAGCGGGATCGATATGATTTCAATCGGTTAAATAAAACACTTGAAGATGATCTGCCGTATATAAAGAAAAGTTTCTCTGTTCTAACCTATGCAAATCGAAGTGTGGAGATTGTTCAGCAGAAAAGCAAGATGCTGCAGAAAGATGTCTGGACGTTGGCAAAGCTATCGTTATCTCTGAGAGAAGCCGCCATTCCTGGTCTCTCTCTTGCTGATGACTTTAGCATATTGAAAATTGGAATAATATATTTTCGTAAATGTCTGGGTCTGGATGAAGCTTCTCTTCAAAAACTGGCCAACATTACAAATAAACCTGTGGAAAAGCTTAAGGCAGTCGTTAAAACTCCCCTGCAAGGGGAAAGATATGAAGATGTACTTATAATGTTGGCAAGGCGTGCTATAGCTGTTGGTTTACCTTTGGAAGTTGGTCTTTACTCTGTCCCTGCCATTCATTCCTGTTTTGCAGCAGGGTCATCATTTCTCATGAGCTACACAATACTGACCGATGCACTGAAGGACCTTACAGAGAgtgcagagagggtggtgaaggttGCATATGGCATTGATTAA
- the LOC140204094 gene encoding interferon-inducible GTPase 5-like isoform X1, which produces MGGASSSQQMADAEVATVFAMAEFIKVITNIKIGGVEQINFLMKRNVSELDKTELNIAVTGETGAGKSAFINAMRGLRNNDDGAAKVGITETTMEPAGFPHPIFSNVCYWDLPGIGSTQFPSGKYVKKMKFEMYDFFIIISAGCFKENDAKLAEEIKQLGKDFYFVRTKIDQDFYSMRKGGGNKINEEEKLDDIRSNCIRRLREVRILIPSVFLISSFERDRYDFNRLNKTLEDDLPYIKKSFSVLTYANRSVEIVQQKSKMLQKDVWTLAKLSLSLREAAIPGLSLADDFSILKIGIIYFRKCLGLDEASLQKLANITNKPVEKLKAVVKTPLQGERYEDVLIMLARRAIAVGLPLEVGLYSVPAIHSCFAAGSSFLMSYTILTDALKDLTESAERVVKVAYGID; this is translated from the exons ATGGGAGGCGCAAGCTCCAG TCAACAGATGGCTGACGCTGAGGTTGCCACAGTCTTCGCAATGGCAGAGTTcatcaaagtgattaccaacaTTAAAATAGGTGGAGTGGAACAGATTAATTTTCTAATGAAGCGGAATGTATCAGAACTGGATAAGACAGAGCTTAACATCGCAGTGACAGGAGAAACAGGTGCAGGAAAATCCGCCTTCATCAATGCCATGAGAGGACTTCGAAACAATGATGATGGAGCTGCTAAAGTTGGGATCACTGAAACTACAATGGAACCAGCTGGATTTCCACATCCCATTTTCTCCAACGTCTGCTACTGGGACCTGCCAGGGATTGGGTCCACACAATTTCCATCTGGTAAATATGTCAAGAAaatgaaatttgaaatgtacgATTTCTTCATCATAATATCAGCTGGTTGTTTCAAAGAAAATGATGCAAAACTTGCTGAAGAGATTAAACAGCTCGGGAAAGATTTCTACTTCGTCCGCACGAAGATTGATCAAGATTTTTATTCAATGAGAAAGGGGGGAGGAAATAAAATTAATGAGGAAGAAAAGCTGGATGATATTCGGAGTAACTGCATTAGACGGTTGAGGGAAGTGAGGATTCTGATCCCGTCTGTTTTCCTGATATCCAGTTTTGAGCGGGATCGATATGATTTCAATCGGTTAAATAAAACACTTGAAGATGATCTGCCGTATATAAAGAAAAGTTTCTCTGTTCTAACCTATGCAAATCGAAGTGTGGAGATTGTTCAGCAGAAAAGCAAGATGCTGCAGAAAGATGTCTGGACGTTGGCAAAGCTATCGTTATCTCTGAGAGAAGCCGCCATTCCTGGTCTCTCTCTTGCTGATGACTTTAGCATATTGAAAATTGGAATAATATATTTTCGTAAATGTCTGGGTCTGGATGAAGCTTCTCTTCAAAAACTGGCCAACATTACAAATAAACCTGTGGAAAAGCTTAAGGCAGTCGTTAAAACTCCCCTGCAAGGGGAAAGATATGAAGATGTACTTATAATGTTGGCAAGGCGTGCTATAGCTGTTGGTTTACCTTTGGAAGTTGGTCTTTACTCTGTCCCTGCCATTCATTCCTGTTTTGCAGCAGGGTCATCATTTCTCATGAGCTACACAATACTGACCGATGCACTGAAGGACCTTACAGAGAgtgcagagagggtggtgaaggttGCATATGGCATTGATTAA